Genomic DNA from Streptomyces sp. NBC_01571:
GGGCGCGGTGTGGATCGCGGACAGGCACATGCCGAGGACGGTGCGGGTGTCACGGGGGTCGATCACCCCGTCGTCGTACAGCCGCCCGGACAGGAACATGGGCAGGGACTCCGACTCGATCTGCTGCTCCACCATGGCGCGCAGGGCGGCGTCGGCCTCGTCGTCGTACGGGCGGCCCTTGGCCGCCGCGGACTGCCGGGCGACGATGGAGAGGACGCCGGCGAGCTGCTGGGGGCCCATGACGGCGGACTTGGCGCTGGGCCAGGCGAACAGGAAGCGCGGCTCGTAGGCGCGTCCGCACATGCCGTAGTGGCCGGCTCCGTAGGAGGCGCCCATCAGGACGGACAGGTGCGGGACACGGCTGTTGCTCACCGCGTTGATCATCATCGCGCCGTGCTTGATGATGCCGCCCTGCTCGTACTCCCTGCCGACCATGTAGCCGGTGGTGTTGTGCAGGAAGAGGAGCGGGATGTCGCGCTGGTTGGCGAGCTGGATGAACTGGGCGGCCTTCTGCGACTCTGCGCTGAAGAGCACCCCCTGGGCATTGGCCAGCACCCCGACCGGGTAGCCGTGCAGCGTCGCCCAGCCCGTCGTGAGGCTGGTCCCGTAGAGGGGCTTGAACTCGTCGAAGTCCGAGCCGTCGACGATCCGGGCGATGACCTCGCGGGGGTCGAAGGGGTGCTTGAGGTCGCCGGGCACGATCCCCAGCAGCTCCTCCTCGTCGTACTTGGGCGGGTCCGCCGGTCCCGGGTCCGGGTAGGCCTTGCGGTGGTTGAGCCGGGCGACGACGCGCCGGGCCTGCCTGAGGGCGTCGCGTTCGTCGACGGCGAAGTGGTCCGCGAGGCCGGACACACGCGCGTGCATCTCGGCGCCGCCGAGGGACTCGTCGTCGCTCTCCTCGCCGGTGGCCATCCTCACCAGCGGCGGACCGCCCAGGAAGACCTTCGCCCGCTCCTTGACCATGATCACGTGGTCGGACATGCCGGGGACGTACGCGCCGCCGGCGGTGGAGTTCCCGAAGACCACGGCCACGGTCGGGATGCCCGCCGCCGACAGCCGGGTCAGGTCGCGGAAGATCGCGCCCCCGGGGATGAAGATCTCCTTCTGGGACGGCAGGTCGGCGCCGCCCGACTCGACGAGGCTGATGCAGGGCAGCCGGTTGGCGAGGGCGATGTCATTGGCCCGCAGCGCCTTCTTCAGGCTCCAGGGATT
This window encodes:
- a CDS encoding acyl-CoA carboxylase subunit beta, producing the protein MTVLASALDARSPEHTANREVMLAKLAALDAEHAKALAGGGEKYVARHRERGKLLARERIELLLDPDTPFLELSPLAAWGSDAPAYTVGASLVTGIGVVEGVECLITANDPTVRGGASNPWSLKKALRANDIALANRLPCISLVESGGADLPSQKEIFIPGGAIFRDLTRLSAAGIPTVAVVFGNSTAGGAYVPGMSDHVIMVKERAKVFLGGPPLVRMATGEESDDESLGGAEMHARVSGLADHFAVDERDALRQARRVVARLNHRKAYPDPGPADPPKYDEEELLGIVPGDLKHPFDPREVIARIVDGSDFDEFKPLYGTSLTTGWATLHGYPVGVLANAQGVLFSAESQKAAQFIQLANQRDIPLLFLHNTTGYMVGREYEQGGIIKHGAMMINAVSNSRVPHLSVLMGASYGAGHYGMCGRAYEPRFLFAWPSAKSAVMGPQQLAGVLSIVARQSAAAKGRPYDDEADAALRAMVEQQIESESLPMFLSGRLYDDGVIDPRDTRTVLGMCLSAIHTAPYEGARGGFGVFRM